The following DNA comes from Cheilinus undulatus linkage group 4, ASM1832078v1, whole genome shotgun sequence.
gataacaaataaaaacataaaacaactatgagataaaaaagatataaagaaaagaacattttaaagattttattctGAGTTCACTTATATAAGCTtcaaataggattttttttttttttttttttttagataactATGAATTTAAATGGGAGAATAATGGTTGTGGAGGGCCCCATGCCTGTGTTTGCCGACAGCCCCAAAATTGTTAAATCTGCCACTGGTACACAGTCAAGGGAAATCTAATAAAGAAGAataatatacatatatttttaatcaatattaaAAATTCAACAACTTAAAACACACAAGTTAAGTCATGACTGTATTTTTAGATTATGTTTTATCTTATGTGAGGATTGTACAAGTGTGAAGTCACTGGTTTCTAACATTTGTTAAGTTTCACTTTAGTGCCTATCAACCTTCTTAAAGGCCTCAAAACAGTGTCTCCTGAAACTAAAAGAAATAATGCGTAATTTACGGACAGACGACACAAGAGCACACGGCCACAATGTTATACTTTAACACGTATAAAGATGGCTGTGGTTTAATAGATGAAAATTAAGGCGTTTTCATCTGAATCATTCTCATCTGAATCAGATAGTATGAGCTGCAGTGTCCTTTAGATGTGTATGATGATAAACTCGATTTCCCGCAAAATCACAGAAAGCGAGAGCGGGTTGTATGTCATCTCCGGAGAtatgcagccaatcacagcgctGGATTCTCTCAGGCCGTCTCCCATTGGCTGACAACTGACTAATACTCTGTTGTTCAGTACAAATTGAAGGAAACCAACACCGACAATTAAAACGGATAGAAAGTCAACATTTCGTTTCGAAATACCGAACCTATATACAAAATTCACACCATATTTGTTGTAATTTACTTCGAAGTACCTCAGACGTAaaaaggtttcttttttttgaaaACCATGCTAGCAATGCTAGCTAACTAGCCAGCGTCTCGTcgcctcctcttcatcttcatgGGTTTCTGCTGTTGAGTCTGCCAGGCTTGTGCTGGAGGCAGCGGGGCAGCAAATTAATGCCATCGGCCAGGGTGGGTTGTATTTCTTTATCCCAAGTATCAACATTACGGcgattttttatatttttaacgTAATTGTATTTTGAGTAAGGAATACTGGGCTAAAATACCAAGCTAAATAGCATGTTAGCATTGGGCTGTTGGCTGAGCTAGCTCGTCTGCTAACTGTTAACGCGAGTATGTGCCCACTAGCTGAGCGTGTTACCACCATTTATGCCATCATAATTCACACGTACTGTCGTTTTACCCCCAGAACTCAGGTCATATTATGAGTGGGGCGAGTTGCAAAGCTAACGGCGCCGTGTACCCTGCCTCGTCAGCCATGATGAACTCTGTGAAGAAGCCGAAGATGGAGCAGATCCAGGCCGACCATGAGCTGTTCCTACAGGCCTTTGAAAGTGAGTTTGTCGCTCGTCTGTGTAATGCAGATTTTCGGATTGATTACACAGAATAACTTATCTCTGCCTTCATTAAGCATTGAAACACACCTTTAGCGgtattgttattgttttcaACATCTCACTTGCAGCTGGCAGGTCTTCATAGTTTGACTGGCTAGAAATTGATACATCTAAACCTTTATTATAATGTAACAGCATTTGTCCTGGGAAACACGTGTATTCAGTGTAATATACAAAAATGTATGTTAAACCACCACCAGCTGTTGACATTATTTCTTTGGACATATGAGAAATAATATGAATTTGGTATATTCTTACTTAAAGGATTGAAATGAGACTGATAAGTATAGTCTGTTTCATTGACAGAACAATTCAAGGAATGTCTTTAAAAACCTTGGTCAATTTCAGATTTAAGTCTTATTAGAATGAACTGTAAAGAGTCTGATAAACGGCTGTGTCAAAGAATCACAGTAACACTCGTGTCTGTCTCCAGAACCAACTCAGATATACAGATTTCTTCGCACAAGAAACTTGATTGCAGTAAGTAATCTACTATGCCTGTCTTCGTTACTGTAAACTGTGCAAGGTGATACAACCAGTGAACTAAAAGTtattctccccctctctttagCCAATATTTTTGCACAGGACGCTCACCTTCATGTCTCACAGAAACCGTCGAACAAATGCTAGAAGGTATGCAATCTGGCGATGTGTTCTCAGTTTTTAATTATAAATCTAGTTATTTTTTGATACAAATAAATGTGCACTAACAGAGTTCAAAAGACACCTTATATGCGATGTGAGTACAGTATTTATACtttaatttaaatcaatattatgTTGAAATCTTTTCgcagaaaaacattcaaagtggATGATATGTTGCAGACAGTTGAGAAGATGAAGGGGGAGCAGGATTCTCCAAGGTAAAATAATCCCAGAATAAATCAAATGTGGCCATTTACATCCGAATATTTTACAGCAAACTATGCCAAACAATGCCGAAACTATTGCTGACCATTATTAACagtctgtgttttatttgaccctttttcaccttgactttcttttgtttgttgtttagcTTGTGTTCACATCTACAGTTAACTTTCACTGGGTTCTTCCATAAGGATGGTAAGTAGCTTTTCTTCTTTATTAAATACTTGAATTTGATATGTTGCTTGAGAAAGAAACACCCATAAATGCACTACATTTAGTTTTAagaacactgggagaaaagtgtaTGGGAAATGCAGGCTATTTTTTAGGGAATATTACAGTATGTCTGAACTAAATGCTCTGTCAGCATTAACAGGCAAGATTTCCTTCATTGTAGCTGCTGTATTTGCGCCTTTCCCCAAAGTAGCGTTGTTCATCTGACCAGTCTGTTCCACAGTAGAATAAGcgtaaaataccacagctttaCTCTTGCTCATTTCAgcaaaataagaacaaaaaagaaacttgttTTAATGTGAGTCTTCAGCAGTCAAGGTAAATTAACATGATGCAGACAGTGAAATGTAAAAACTCAAGCTTTGTTGTGTCCCTTCttgagaggaaaagaaagggacttaaaattttgaaatcagGTAGTCAGGTAATTCAGGTAATAAATCTTACATGCTAATTAACGTTTTGTACTGTGTCAAGCAAATTTGTGGACTTAAGTTTCAATGTTTGAtctaaacctagcacaaaagtaagaaaattttGGTAGATGATGTATTTGTTGCAAATGCTTCGTggcagtaaattttaaatcactgGAAAGCCtgcttatttcccttttaaatggtgtcacatttttaagaaacatGGGTttgtggaatgagcagcagagctgagtatgtgggttgtgcccttGAAAAATGTGCCTAAtttctgccaatgccaaacagctaaCTGCCATTGAATTTCGTTCAGTGGACTGGATGATCAAAGTCTGGAAAAAAAGGTATATTGGCAATTttacaatttattcatttaacaaacaggagcctcagtattGTGTGGAAGATccatacacagccacagcaGCCTGGCGCCTCCacctcatgctggtcacacactgctgtggggtggcatcccattcttcaaccagcatttttcacaagtcagccaatgtggttgtgtttgtcAGTGTGGCACAAGCTGGTCCttcaagtgttcaatggggttgaggtcaggactgctggcaggccattacATCCATTCCAGTCCCAAagtctggaggtagtctctgattaaccctgctctgtggggctGACATTGTCATTACGGAGGATAGAGTTTAGTCCCatactgtggagatatggggtTGCCACTGGCTGCTGAATCTCATCTCAGTGTCTCTCTGCATTAAGATTGTCTCCAAATATGAGGGAAATTTTTCCAATGAAGGAGATgccaccccacaccatcacacgcCTTCACCAAAAGACTCTGTCGGTGCAGCAATCGCCGTAGCGTTCTCtgtgtcttctccacactttaaCCCTACAatccaactgctgtaggcagagtctggactcatcactgaacataacgttcctccacatgttcaggttccagtacACATGTTGACACCAGCACAAACAGGCCTTacagtgaagggcagtcatggcaggcctcctggcagccctatgaaaCTGGAGATTagctgtgtgcagtctgttcaggattgtctgggcagagtgCCATCAGCTATATTGtcctgcaaatctgtagaagacagcctatggTTCCAGGTGCTGACAGGGTgatgaaaaggtttttttttttttgggtgtcGTATTTTTGGGACACCTACTttgcggcctgtctctgacattccctggTATATGAAACTttgccttcagtttggagatggtactagggctcactcaaATAATGCTGCAGCTTGGTTtggcagaacaccagcttgaagtcgCCCTATCCAGATCAAACATGGCATactgattcttgaagcagatACCTTCCGGCCAATCAgtctgattgtcagcacctggggctACCAAGAGCTCagaacaagagtcagtagcaacagccgGATAAACTGATTGGCATTGGCTGAGAAGCCTTAGCAAATTCTTCATTgggcaacccacatactcagctctgctgctcatcccacaaatgcatgctccttaaaaatgtggtactatttaaaatggaaatgaatAGAATTTCCAACAGATAAACAAATCATAAGAATACTGTTGATTGGAGATGATTTGTCAGTTGAGACAAAGATCTCcctgtttgttgttgtcaacGCAGACCCTTTTCTCTGTAAACACCAAAGTCTGCTGATACATGATTGGTCAGTACAGCTCAGACTGTAAATGTactacaaacagaaacaagaaGACTTTACATCGTGAAAATCACACACTTGCAGACAGATTCTACATCTCTAGTAAAATATGACTTTGTAAAAATTCTACAGAGACTGTAATTAAGTATTTTTCCTCTGGAGCAACACTAATGTAATAACACTGTTTCATATACCAAAAAATTAGCTTTATAACTGTCatggggaaaaaatagcaaactTACATCAAATGCTATCTGAAATTTCTTGTGTAtcataaatggtgaaaaagatTATATGAGACTGTTGTCATTTTGCAGAAAAGCCATCACAGAATtcagaaaatgaacaaaattccGTGTCCTTAGAGGTGCTACTCATCAAAGTCTGCCATAAAAAACGCAAGGTAAAGTAACTGCAGATGAATAACTCACTTAATAGAAGTAAGCTTTTATGCTCATAATGTTTCTTAACATGAGCTTGCGTTTTTTGTATTTCAGGATGTCAGCTGCCCAATTAAGCAAGTGCCTACAGGTAAAAAGCAGGTGCCTTTGAATCCTGACAGCAACCAAACCAAGCCTGGCTCCTACCCTTCCTTACTGGTGTCCAGCAACGAGTTTGAGCCCAGCAACAGTCACATGGTGAAGTCGTACTCACTCCTGTTCAGAGTGTCACGCACAGGGAGAAGGGATACAAACGGTCTGGTTAATGGAGAGGCCAATGAAAACATTGGTAGGAATTCAAACCTGatccttttacatttttgactaTGTAAAGTTTTTCTATTGTAATTTAATAGTGCATGTATTTTGattgtcacattttttgtctAAAGATGTAACAGATACTCCCAGTAGAAAGAAGAGAAGTTCATCccacagagaggagggagaggccACAGAGACTTATGTTGCACAGATGACTGTTTTTGATAAAAATAGGTAAGGTTTTACaactaaaaagtttttttttctcccttttattGAACATTAAAAtcactgcttttgttttgtctaCAGGAGATTGCAGCTGTTGGATGGAGAATATGAGGTATCCATGCAAGGGATGGAGGACAGCCCTGTCAGCAAGAAGAGGGCAACATGGGAAACCATTCTTGATGGAAAAGTAAGGGAAATTTAAGAATTTTCTGGCCACAAGGCTTGGTCTTTAGTGTGTTATCTTGTTTGCACCCCTTCATCACTGACTGTTTCTCCGTATATGTAATCTTACAGAGACTGCCACCATTTGAGACATTTTCTCAGGGACCCACATTGCAGTTTATCCTGCGCTGGACAGGTGATGCCAGTGGAAAGTCTACTGCTCCTGTGGCCAAACCCCTTGCTACCCGCAACTCAGACAGCTACACCCCCATGGAAACAAGGACCAGCAACCACCGAGCTGCCCTCATGAGTAAGTACAAACAGAACAGAGTAGTTAAAAGTATTTTCAAGATTAAAATCACTAAGGAAACTTTGAAGTCTTTACAGAATCTTTTATTACAGCTTGAATTATATTAAATCCTGTTCAAAGGCAGAAAACGCCATCAGATGAAGAAGATCCAAGGGGTCAAACCCTTCAACAGTTTCTTACTTAAAGTTCTCTAAAACTCTTTATTTAAGGACACCACATGAAAAATCTAAGCGCCATTTATTTCAAGCCAGACTCTGAGCTAGGCCAAATGGTTTTTGGTTTTTTCTCCCACTGCGATGATGCTATCATCTATTTATTGCTGAATCTGAGTAAAGGCACTCTGAGTCATAACTGCTCAATATGACTCAGCTGTTATGAATGTGCTAGAAACTTAAATGATAAATTACCTTGTCATGCTTCTGTGAATGAATGTCAGACTGAATGTTTCTTTATTTGAGTCTCTACAGGGGTTCAGGAATAGTTGTTCTCATACTGCCTTACATGTAGTGCTGGTTATAGTGGATCACTCCGGTCAAATGTATTGATCCAACTCTTCTGGTTTCTGTGGGCACTGACATGCACTGAGACATGCTCACAAGTGCGGCTGTAATCATTAGGGCTCAGATTTAGATcgattctttttttaaaattacaataGTGCATCATTCATGCAACCTGAAACTTGACCTGCACTTGCCTCTTACACCCAATCATTTTATTTCGATATCTTGGCACGTTTTCAATACCAGCTGTATATTGCCTCTTCCTCAGACATAAACCTCTGCCTGTGCAGCATGAGCAGCAAAACTCTATAGGTGTCTGGATGGAGAGTGCTTTAGCTGCTGCTGACCAGGCTGactcacacacataaaacaGGTTATCATCTGGGGCACTACGTTCAAGAAGAGCACTGCCTCAGGTGTTATATGAAAACCCTGTATGCTAGGCTCTGTACCgtgtgctttattttactacCTATGTTCCTCCATTTCACCAAGTATGCACAGCTTGTCGCTGTTTACAAAGGGAAAGTAACGGAGTGCTAggaaagagatttttttcctgtgaagaTAACAAAATATTACTAATATTAGATTTGCAACATACATAATAATACATAATTTAATAGATAACATGATTTCTATCAGTGCTGTGGTTTGTCATTTCAGTGTAATAACACATTGTAGACttaagcggggtacacacatgaggattttctaaatcttaagagattttttatctgttagagaccccacacatgaagataaaaaaatcaggcattgaacagttttgatcgtactgtg
Coding sequences within:
- the suz12b gene encoding polycomb protein suz12-B isoform X2, which translates into the protein MPSARNSGHIMSGASCKANGAVYPASSAMMNSVKKPKMEQIQADHELFLQAFEKPTQIYRFLRTRNLIAPIFLHRTLTFMSHRNRRTNARRKTFKVDDMLQTVEKMKGEQDSPSLCSHLQLTFTGFFHKDEKPSQNSENEQNSVSLEVLLIKVCHKKRKDVSCPIKQVPTGKKQVPLNPDSNQTKPGSYPSLLVSSNEFEPSNSHMVKSYSLLFRVSRTGRRDTNGLVNGEANENIDVTDTPSRKKRSSSHREEGEATETYVAQMTVFDKNRRLQLLDGEYEVSMQGMEDSPVSKKRATWETILDGKRLPPFETFSQGPTLQFILRWTGDASGKSTAPVAKPLATRNSDSYTPMETRTSNHRAALMMKESVSTDIQTRKEQVPCEPRQKLRIFYQFLYNNNTRQQTEARDDLHCPWCTLNCSKLYSLLKHLKLSHSRFIFNYVPHPKGARIDVSINECYDGSYVGNPQDIHSQPGFAFSRNGPVKRTAVTHILVCRPKRTKPSLSEFLESEDGELEQQRTYVSGHNRLYFHSDSCMPLRPQEMDLDSEDERDPEWLREKTATQLDEFTDVNEGEKEVMKLWNLHVMKHGFIADNQMNQAIMLFAENCGAHIIRRSLCRNFLLHLVSMHDFNLVNTATIDRAMARLRQIQEELPDTEEEQQDQIPVLAGACNGNAVTSSGGKQGKRTKSALTD
- the suz12b gene encoding polycomb protein suz12-B isoform X1, whose amino-acid sequence is MPSARNSGHIMSGASCKANGAVYPASSAMMNSVKKPKMEQIQADHELFLQAFEKPTQIYRFLRTRNLIAPIFLHRTLTFMSHRNRRTNARRKTFKVDDMLQTVEKMKGEQDSPSLCSHLQLTFTGFFHKDEKPSQNSENEQNSVSLEVLLIKVCHKKRKDVSCPIKQVPTGKKQVPLNPDSNQTKPGSYPSLLVSSNEFEPSNSHMVKSYSLLFRVSRTGRRDTNGLVNGEANENIDVTDTPSRKKRSSSHREEGEATETYVAQMTVFDKNRRLQLLDGEYEVSMQGMEDSPVSKKRATWETILDGKRLPPFETFSQGPTLQFILRWTGDASGKSTAPVAKPLATRNSDSYTPMETRTSNHRAALMTVKESVSTDIQTRKEQVPCEPRQKLRIFYQFLYNNNTRQQTEARDDLHCPWCTLNCSKLYSLLKHLKLSHSRFIFNYVPHPKGARIDVSINECYDGSYVGNPQDIHSQPGFAFSRNGPVKRTAVTHILVCRPKRTKPSLSEFLESEDGELEQQRTYVSGHNRLYFHSDSCMPLRPQEMDLDSEDERDPEWLREKTATQLDEFTDVNEGEKEVMKLWNLHVMKHGFIADNQMNQAIMLFAENCGAHIIRRSLCRNFLLHLVSMHDFNLVNTATIDRAMARLRQIQEELPDTEEEQQDQIPVLAGACNGNAVTSSGGKQGKRTKSALTD